The DNA segment GAGCCGCGCCGAGGTCGGGCCGTCGGCGGGGTGCCACAGCACCCGCGTCCCGTCGGGCGTCCGCCCGGACCGCACGGGACCGTCCTGGTCGATGAGCGCCCACTCCACCGCCAGTGGATCGGCAGCAGCGCCGCCGATCGTGAGCGGGGCCGGTCGGTCCCCTTCCTCAGGCCGCCGTGGCCAGGAAGGAGTCCCACCGCGGGTCGGCCTGGTCGGCACCGCGCACCGCCCAGGACGCCCCGCGCGGCGGACCGGGCCGGAAGGGCAGGTGCCAGCCCATCTCCTCCGGCGTCCGGTCGCCCTTGGCGTTGTTGCAGCGCACGCAGCACGCCACGAGGTTCTCCCAGCTGTCCGGGCCCCGACGGCTGCGCGGCATCACGTGGTCCACCGTCGAGGCGTGGCCGCGGCAGTAGGCGCAGCGCTGGTGGTCGCGGCGCAGGACCCCGCGACGGCTCACCGGCACGACCTGGCCGCGCGGCACCCGGACGTACCGGGTCAGGAGGATGACGGACGGGCGTTCCAGGCTCACCGTGGCGCCGACGACGGGATCGGCGTCGGCGAGGACGACCGACGCCTTCCCCGCCAGCACCAGGACCAGGGCCCGCCGGAAGGACACGACCGCGAGCGGTTCGTAGCCGGCGTTCAGCACGAGCGTGCGCACATCCACCTCCTGAGACGACAAGA comes from the Kineococcus endophyticus genome and includes:
- a CDS encoding HNH endonuclease; this translates as MRTLVLNAGYEPLAVVSFRRALVLVLAGKASVVLADADPVVGATVSLERPSVILLTRYVRVPRGQVVPVSRRGVLRRDHQRCAYCRGHASTVDHVMPRSRRGPDSWENLVACCVRCNNAKGDRTPEEMGWHLPFRPGPPRGASWAVRGADQADPRWDSFLATAA